The DNA segment TTTGACGTCCTTCCACGGCGAACACGACTTGAATGTAGATTTGGGTGTAGGTGTTGGCCATGTGCAGAGGATGCCGCTCCTGACGGAGCTTGGAAATCTTAATCATCTCGATTCTACAAAGATGGCGCACCTACGGTGCTTGAGATCTGCATCCGGCTATTGGGAAACAATTCGACGGAGGTGCATTCTAGCTAAGTCGCTCCGCTCCAAACTCGCACTGTATGACGCAATCCTGTTGGGATAGGTCGGTGGCGGAAAAGATTTTCGCACGCACTTATCTTTCGGCGTTCAAACCGCCTTCGCCGCGATGTCCCGGCGAAAATGCGCGCCTTCAAATTGAATACATTCCACCGCGGCGTACGCCGCCGCCTGCGCGGCGCGCAAATCTTTGCCGAGCGCCGTCACGCCGAGAACCCGCCCGCCGTTTGTCACGATCTGTCCGTCCCGCGACGCCGTGCCGGCATGGAACACTTTGGTCTTCGGCAGGCGATTCGCCGCATCCAATCCGCTGATGACTTTGCCCTTTGCGTAGCTGCCGGGATAACCGCCGCTGGCCATGATGACGCAAACGCTGGCCTCCGGTTTCCAATTCAATTCGTGTCGCGCCAACGTGCCGTTCGCGCTGGCGTCGAGCAATTCCAGCAGATCGTTTTCCAAACGGGTCAAATAAACCTGCGTTTCCGGATCGCCAAAGCGGGCGTTGAATTCCAAAACCTTGGGCCCGTTCCGCGTCAGCATGAGGCCCGGATATAAGATGCCGCGAAAATCAATCCCCTCCGCCGCGCAACCGCGCAGGAAGGGATCGAGAATCTGCCGCGCGGTGTCGGCCAGTTGCGCGTCGGTGAGAAATGGCGCGGGTGAATAGGTGCCCATGCCGCCGGTGTTCAAACCTTGATCGCCGTCGAGCGCGCGTTTGTGGTCTTGCGACGTGGGAAAGAGTTTCGCCGTCGTGCCGTCGCACAACGCGTGCAGGGAAACTTCGATGCCTTCGAGAAATTCTTGAATCACGACACGCGCGCCCGCCGCACCGAACGCGCGATTCACCATGATTTCGTCCACGGCTTGCCCGGCCTCAGACTGATTCGCACAGATCAAAACGCCTTTGCCGAGCGCGAGACCGTCCGCCTTCACCACGCACTTACCCAGCGCCGCCGCGAACTTCTTGGCGGCA comes from the Verrucomicrobiia bacterium genome and includes:
- the purD gene encoding phosphoribosylamine--glycine ligase; the encoded protein is MKLLVIGSGGREHALVWKLAQSPHVTRMWCAPGNAGVALERLAASDRAVEAVNLGAEDLPRLLAFAQEQRVDFTVVGPDNPLALGVVDLFQQHGLKIWGVNQKAAQFEASKVFSQQFMEKYGIPTAAAGTFDDAVAAKKFAAALGKCVVKADGLALGKGVLICANQSEAGQAVDEIMVNRAFGAAGARVVIQEFLEGIEVSLHALCDGTTAKLFPTSQDHKRALDGDQGLNTGGMGTYSPAPFLTDAQLADTARQILDPFLRGCAAEGIDFRGILYPGLMLTRNGPKVLEFNARFGDPETQVYLTRLENDLLELLDASANGTLARHELNWKPEASVCVIMASGGYPGSYAKGKVISGLDAANRLPKTKVFHAGTASRDGQIVTNGGRVLGVTALGKDLRAAQAAAYAAVECIQFEGAHFRRDIAAKAV